The segment GGGAAACGCCACCGTGGCGATCCCGGCCGCCGCGGCGAGCTCAAGCGAGCGCCGATAGCACGACGCCAGCAACTCCGCTTCTCCAGCAGCGCCGCCGCGCCACACGGGACCCACGGTGTGAATCACGTGCCGCGCCGGCAGTCGGTAGCCACGGCTGATCTTCGCATCGCCCGTCGCACAGCCGCCCAACGTGCGACACTCCGCCAGCAATTCCGGTCCAGCCGCTCGATGAATGGCGCCATCCACACCGCCGCCGCCGAGCAGCGACGAATTCGCCGCGTTCACGATCGCGTCCACCGTTAGCGTCGTGATGTCGCCCTGCACCACCTTCAGCCGTTCGGAGCCCTCCGCTTTCATCGTCGCAGGTGTTCACTACCGCCGAACTCTGGCCAGCACGGGCGTCTAGCAAAAAGAAACAAAACCACAGATCGACACAGATGAACCCCGACGAGCTGGCCGCAGCTGTGTTCATCTGTGGTTCCCCCGTTTCTGCGTGCGCTCGTTCGAGCCGTAGTGATGGCACGCCGCGCCGCGAGGCTATCATCCATGCGTCAGCTTCCGGTATTTGATCCGGTGCGGCTGGTCGGCGTCCTTCCCCTTTCGGCGATGCAGATCCTCGATGTAGCTCGAGTAGTTGCCGTTGAACCAGTGCACGTAACTCTCGCCCTCGAACGCGAGGATGTGCGTCGCCACGCGATCGAGGAACCACCGGTCGTGCGACACCACCACCGCACAGCCCGCGAAGTTCTCCAAACCTTCCTCCAGCGCACGGATCGAGTTCACGTCCAGGTCGTTCGTCGGCTCGTCGAGCAGGATCAGGTTCGCGCCGCTCTTCAGCAGCCGCGCGAGATGCACGCGGTTGCGCTCGCCGCCCGAGAGCACGCCGACCTTTTTCTGCTGATCGGCTCCGGTGAAGCCAAACTGCGCGCAATACGCGCGGCTGTTCACCTCGCGATTGGCGAGCTTCAGGATCTCCTCGCCGCCGCTGATCGCCTCCCAGATCGTCGCCTTGTCCGGCAGCGACTCGCGCGACTGGTCGACGTGCGCGATCTTCACCGTATCGCCGACGCGCAGCGTGCCGCCGTCCGGCTGCTCCGCGCCCGTGATGAGCTTGAACATCGTCGTCTTGCCGGCGCCGTTCGGGCCGATCACACCGACGATCCCGCCAGGCGGCAGCGCGAAGTTCACGTTCTCGAACAGCACGTTCTCGCCGTAGCTCTTGGTGAGTTTCTGCGCCTCAACCACGAGATTGCCCAGCCGCGGACCGGGCGGGATCAAGATTTCGAACTCCCGCTCCTTCTCGGCCACGTTTTCCTTGAGCATCGCCTCATAAGCGCTAATGCGCGCCTGCGATTTCGCCACCCGCGCCTTGGCCGATTTGCGGATCCACTCCAGTTCGCGCGCCATCGCCTTCTGCCGGCGATCCTCCGTGCGCTGCTCCACCGCCATCCGCCGCTGCTTTTGCTCGAGCCACGAGGAGTAATTGCCCTTCCATGGAATTCCGTGGCCGAACGACAGCTCGAGGATCCACTGCGCGACATTGTCCAAAAAATAGCGATCGTGCGTCACCGCGATCACCGTTCCCTCGTAGCGGGCCAGGTGCTGCTCGAGCCACTGCACGCTTTCGGCATCGAGGTGATTGGTGGGTTCGTCGAGCAACAGGATCGACGGTTTCTGCAACAGCAGTCGTGCCAGCGCCACCCGCCGCCTCTCGCCGCCCGACAACGTGTCGACGATCTGCTCCCCCGACGGACAGCGCAGCGCGTCCATCGCCATTTCCACCTGCGGCGCCACGTCCCACGCGTTGAGCGCGTCGATCTTCTCCTGCAGTTCGCCCTGTTTCGCCATGATCGCGTCCTTCGCCGCATCGTCCGGCGCTGCATCGAGTTCATCCCAGGTGTCATCGTACGCCGCCGCGAGATCCGTCAGGTGCTTCACGCCCTCCTCGACACACGCGCGCACGGTCGCACCGGCGGTGAGCTGCGGCTCCTGCTCGAGCAGCCCGATGGTATAACCCGGCTCGAAATGCACCGCGCCCTCGATCTCCTTGTCGCGGCCGGCGAGGATCCGCAGCAGCGAGGACTTGCCCGAGCCGTTCAGCCCGAGCACGCCGATCTTCGCGCCGTAGAAGAACGACAGCGAGACGTCGCGGAGGATTTCCTTGCGCTCGATCTTCTTCGAGACGCCAAGCATGGAGAAGATGATGGTCGGTGCTTCCTCGGGCATAGCCGGCCAACTTGCGGCCTCGCCCGCCCCGGCGCAAGAACGCGTCCTCCCCGCTCCGCTACTCCCCCCGAAGGCCATTTTCACGTAATACGTGAAAATGATTTCGCTGCATTTCCTCTTCGCGCTTACCGCGCACTCGCCGGAGGCCCAGCGACCGCCACCTCGATGCGGCGGAGCGTGCCTGAGGCAATTTTCACGTATTACGTGAAAATGGCTCGGCGCGGCACGGATCGAATTCTGGGCAGGTTCGGGAGCCCGAAATATCCGGAGCCGGCTTCGGGCGCTATTCGGCACTCGTCAGCGGGGCGCGCATCCAAGATACCGCTCGTCCGTCCTAGCCGCTTCGCAAATCGTCCCACTCTCGCCGCTTCGTCCTCACTTCTGCAGTTCTGGTCTCCCCTTCATGCTCCTCCCCACCACCATCACCCTCGCCGAGCCGTCCTTTAAAACGCCCGTCAGTTCCGATGTCGCCGAGCAACGCGCGAACGCGCTGCTCGCCCGCCTGACCGTGGCGCAGAAGCTCCAGCTGATCAGCGGCCACAATTCCTTTTTCATCAAAGGCTACCCGGAGCTCGGCATTCCCGAGCTCTACATGTCCGACGCCACCGGCGGCGTGAACATTCGCCGCAACCTCAGTACCGCGCTTGAGAAATCCACGGCGTTTCCTAATCCGCTCGCGCTCGCCGCCACGTGGAATCCCGCGCTTGCCTACCGCTACGCCCACAGCATCGGTGAGGAATGCCGCGCCGGCGGCATCGCGTTCCTCCTCGGCCCGGGGATGAACCTGTATCGCCACGCCCAAGCTGGCCGGAACTTCGAGTATTTCGGCGAAGATCCACTCCTCTCCGCGAAAATGATCGAGCGTTACGTCGCCGGCGTGCTCGACACCGGCACGATCCCGACGCTGAAGCATTTCCTCGCCAACGAAACCGATCACTACCGCCGCACCTCCAACTCCATCGTCGACGAGCGCACGTTGCACGAGATCTACCTGCCGCCGTTCCGCGCTGGCATCGAGGCGGGCGCGATGGCGGTGATGACCTCCTACAACCTCCTCAACGGCGAGTGGTGTGGCCAGAGCCGCAGCGTGATCACCGAGCTGCTGCGCGAACAGCTCGGTTATAAATGGCTCGTGATGACCGACTGGTGGTCGGTGTGGGACGCCCAGAAGATCATTGAGTCCGGCCAGGACCTCGAAATGCCCGGCGAGAAGTTCATCAAGGCCGACGCCGACCGGCTGCTCAAGGCCGGCAAGGTCACCGAGGTGCAGATCGATAGGATGGCGCGCAGCATCCTGCGCACGTGCATCGCGATGGGCCTGCACGACCGGCCCGTGCAGGACACCTACTTCCTCGAAAAATTCCCCGAGCACGAGCAGGTCGCGCTACAGACCGCTCGCGAGGGCATCGTGCTGTTGAAGAACGATGGCGTGCTGCCGGTCCGCCGCGAGTCCGGCCAAAACATCCTCTTCACCGGCCGCTACGCACAGCACCTGCCGCGCGGGCTCGGGGCCGCCGAGGTGCAGGGCTACGACCCGGTGCCGCTCTTGCAAGAGTTGCAGGACACCTACGGCGCGCAGCTGCACTTTGTCGCGGCTCCGACCGACGAGGAGATTCGCGCCGCGGACATCGTGTTCCTCAGCACGGGCACCGAGGACAGCGAAGGCTGGGACCGCCCGTTCGCTCTGCCCGACGCCGAAGAGCAGCGGATTCAGCGGATCGTCGGGCTCAACCCGCGGACCGTCGTCATTGTGAACACCGGCAGCGGGATTCAGATGACCGGCTGGAACGATCGCGCCGCCGCCGTTGTGTGGGCCTGGTATCCGGGCCAGATCGGCAACCGCGCGCTCGCCGAGATCCTGTGCGGGGAGACGAATCCCAGCGGCAAGCTCCCGATCACGATCGAGCGGCGGTTCGAGGACTCGCCCGGCTTCGGTTATCTTCCTGCCGGCGAGTCGCTGTATGTCGGTTGGGATCAGGACAACAACATGTCCCACCCCGTTACACGGGTCGTCTACCAGGAAGGCGTTTTCATCGGCTATCGCTGGTATGAGCAGAAGCAGATCGCACCCCTCTATGCGTTCGGCCACGGACTTTCCTACACCACGTTCGCGTATTCGGATCTCAAGCTCAGCGAATTCGTCATGCCGCTCGAAGGCCGCGTCAGCGTCGAGTTCACGGTGACCAACACCGGCCTGATCGCAGGCACCGAAATCGCGCAGCTTTACGTTCGCGACACGCACGCACCGCTACCGCGTCCGCCGAAGGAGCTGAAGGCGTTCAGCCGCGTTTCGTTGCAGCCGGGAGAAAGCCGCGTCGTCCGCTTTCGGCTCACCGCAAAGGAATTCGCCTATTGGGACGTGGCTGCGCACGCCTGGCGCGCCGATCCGCGCGACTATACCCTCCTCGTCGGCGGCGCGTCGGACCGGATCGCGCTCGAAGCCAAGCTCACGCTGCAGTGAGCCATCGGATGTAGGGCGGATCAGGAGTTCCCGTCCTACCCCCGCAGTTTCACGCCACCTTCAGCTCGCGCACGAAATCCGCCAATGCGGCGAGATCCGTGTCCTTCAAGGCCGCCGCTTTGAAACTGGCATCCATCCGGCAGGCGCGCGTGAGATGGGCTTTGGCGGCGGTCATCTCGCCGAGCAGACACGTGTAGCACGCAAGGTTGTAGTGGATCACCGCGTGCTGGTTGCCGTGCAGCCGCTCGGCTTCGAGCAGCACCTGCTTCGCGGCGGCGACATTTTCAACGCGCCGCACCGCGCAGCCGAGTGAGATCCACGCGGCGACGTTGTTCCGATCCCGCTCGAGCAGCCGCCGCGCGTAGTCGACCACGCGAGCCCATTCGTGAGCCGCCATGAAGAGGTCCATTCGCGCCGCCATCACTTCCGGCGCGAACTGATCCGCCTCGACGACCGCATCCAGTTCGTGCGCTGCCTCGGCGAGCAAGCCGAGTCCGAGATAGCCGTAGGCGTATTGGACGCGTCGCGCGGTCGGAATCATCACGTCGCCCAATAGCCGGATGCACCGACCCCAGCAAGATCCGCCTGCCGTTTCACGACCTCGCGCACGGTGTTTCGCTCGGTAGCGGCGCAGCTGGGTGCGCCCTCCGCAGCACTCACGACACTTCCTCGCATCGGCCAACCTCGAGAGTTCACCCCGCTGGCCGCGTCGCGAGTTCCAGCGCCGCGAGGTGCCGCAACGCTTCGTCTCGACTGCCGCCACACATTTCCTGGCTCGGCCGCAAGCTCACGCACACCGCCGGCCGCTCCGGTTTGCCGAACAGCGCGCAGCGCATGTCCGGCAGCAGCTGCACGCACGGAATCCCGGCCGGTTTTCCTCCGCTCATCCCGGGAATCGGCGACGAGATCGAAGGCGCGATGCAGCACGCCCCACAACCCGAGCGGCAGCCAAATGTGTCAGCGAGTGCGGACATCCTCAGCCGCAGGAAGGCACAGACTGCGTTGAGAGCCAATCCACCAGTGCAGCACCAACCGCATCACTTCAATCTCACACCGGACGCTATGCGAACGGATTGTTTTGCGCTTCTTGTGCCTTTTTGCGGCCGTCGCGAGATTCTACACAGCCCCGTCCACGAGTCCGCACTCAATCCAAGTGCAACGTCACGCGCGGGCCTTTCGCGACGCTCGCGTCGTCTTTGATCTTCGCGATCTGTACGCGGTCCGGCGCCACGCGTCCTTCCTTCGTCAGAAGTTCCTTCACCCGCTCCGCGCGCGCTTCCGCGAGCTGCGTCAGGTCCTTCGCGCCGACATCGAGGGTATCGATCAACCGCTGCTCCATTTCGCTGAGCGGCACATCGAGCGGGGCGGGCGATGGCGCGGCCGGCGGCGCCTGAACGGGCGCAGGGGGTGGTGTCTGTGCGACTTGCGGCTGCGGAGGCTGGACGACCGGCGCGGGCGGCGGCTCGGGTCGCCGTGCGACCGGCACGGGCTTTTCGTCCTCGCCCCACCACCGGTCGCGGAGTCCTTTCAATGTGGCCATGTTCCAGGCCCGGCGAATCAGCCCCGGTTTTTCGTGTTGTTCCCGCTGCGCCTCGGCTGGCGCAGCCTGCGTCTCCGGGAACGCGGGCGTCCCGTCCGCAACGGGTTCGGCCGGTGCCGGTTCGTCGACCACGGGCGCAGTTCGTGCCGCCGCCGCGCTCGCTTCGGGCGGTGAGATCGCGGTCGCGCCAACCGGTGGTGGTACGACCGGTTCCGGTCGCACCGCGCGCGGCCGGCCGAACCGCTCGTCGAACATTTGCGTGATCGCATCCGCGCGGTTGCTCGACGAGATTAGCAGTTCCTCGATCGGGGGGACCGTGGCATCGGCCGCCCGCAGCTTTTCCCACACCCGCCGCCGGATCTGCTCCTCGAGCGTCCGGCGTTTCAACTCATAGAGTTCGCCCGGATCGTAGCTCGGTTCGAGCCGCAACCGGAGCTCCGGCCGCTCGGCCATCGCACGCTGCAAAACCGCCAGCCGTTTCAGGCTCGCCGCCGTCGGCGTGGCTTCACCGGGTGCGAAATCCTGATACTGCAGTTCCTCGCCGCCGCCGCCGAACATCGAGCCGATCAATGAAAACGGCGACGTCGCCGCCTTCGCCAGTACGCCCGTGAGGACCTGTCCCACCACGCGGCCCACTTGAAACTGCGGATCCGCCAGGCTGCCCTGCACCGGCACGTCGAGCACGATCCTGCCGTTTGCGTCCTTCAACAGCGCCACGCCCAGCCGCACCGGCAGCTTCACCGCGTCCGGACTCGGCGTCGGTCGGCCCAGCGTGAACTGCTCCAGCGTAACCTTGTTGCGGATATCGAGTCGCTGTTCCACGAGCTTGGCCTGCGTTTCGAGAAACAGTGCCCCGCGCTCGAGTTCGTAGCCGGCATACTTCGCGACGTATGGGCTCACCGGCGATAGATCGATCGATTTCGCCTCCACCGCGAGATCGGCGAACGGACTCGCCGCGAAGGGATTGAACCGGCCCCGCACCACAACCGGCCCCTCGCCACCGACGAACGCTCGCAGATCAGCCTCGCCGCGCGCCGGATTGCGCGAGGAGACGTTCTGCACCGACCCGCCGATTTGGCTGATCACCATCTCGACCGCTGGCTGGAGCGAGTTGTCGCTGAACGTCAGCTCGCCGCCGTCGATCGTAAGCTGGCCGACGGTGAGATCCAGCGGTGCCGTGCCTGGCGCCGGCTTCGCGCGCGGCATTGCCACCACCGCCGCGCCGGGCTCCCGCGCTCCCGTGAGCTGCGCAAAATTGAGTTGCCCGTTCTGGTCCACGGCCAACCGGGTGTATGGCGCGCTCACATTCACCGCGCCCATCGTCACGCTCACCCGGGGATGGCTCGACACGGTCACGTCATTTGCCGCCAGGTTGGCGAATCCGCCCAGCTCCTCCTCGCGCAGCGCACTCGCGAACACCACCTCCTCGAGTCGACCGCCGCCCGTGAAGCTCACGTCGGGTCCCGCCGGTCCCGGCGCGACGGCCACGCGGCCTTTCAGCGACGCCGTGCCGCGCGCGAGCCGCACCGGCAGTGCTCGTTCCATGTATCCGCTGAACGGTGGCAGCGGCATCCACGCCAGCTCGAGGTCCAGGTTGAGCCGGAACGGCGCCAGCGCCACGTTACCGCTCGCCCGCGCCGTCCCCTGCGGGTTCAGCCCGAAGGTTGCCTCAACCGGCAACGTTGCGCCCCGCGTGGACGTGACGTCCTTCACCGTCGCGTTGACGCCGGTCAGCTCGATATCGACCGGCCGCGGGGTCGTTCCGTCGTGCCATTGCACCACGAAATCCCGCACGCCGAATTCCGTCGCGGTCACTTCGATCGGCTGGTCGTGAGCCGGCTCCGTCGCGTCGCCGGCGGACGACCCCGCTGACCGCGGCGCCAGCACCGATGCGAGATTCAAAGCCCCGTCGGCATCCCGGCGCACGGCGAGCCGGCCGCCACTGAGCCGCAGCGTGCCGAGTGCGACGCGCCGCTGCAGCCCGTCGACGCTGAAGCCGCGCAGTTCCGCCGTCGGCAGTTCCAGCAACGGCTGGCCCGTCGCCCGCTCGACCAGTTTCAGATTGGTCAACTGCGCGGCGCCCTCGGTGACCTGCAGCCGGCGATCGTCCGGCAGAAAACTCACATCGTAGCGGCCGCTCAGCGTCAGCTTGCCCGCGGTCAGCAGCAGATTCATCTGCTCGTCGAGATACGGCGCGTATTTCGAGAGCAGCACGTTCTCCAGCCGCCACTCGCCGGTCGAGGTGAGCGGGCGCGCGCTCAGCGAACCGGTCCACGTCAACTTCTCGCCGGACTCCGAGCGCGCCTCGAAGCGGTACGGCGCGCCGTGTCCGCCCGCGGTGCGAAATTCCACCAGCGTGAAGTTCACCGGCCCGAGCAGCGTACGAAACACTTCGCTCCGCGAGCGATCGACAAAATCAACCTGCGCACCCGCCACCGTGAGCCGCGAAATCCGCCACGGCCGGCTGCGCTGCCGCGGCTCCGCCGGACGGGCCGCGTCCGGTTCGCGCGTTTTTCCAAAGCGATCGAGCAGGTCGGAAAAACTCGGCGTGCCGTGCTCGTCGATCTCCACGCCGCCGCGGAAATCCTCGAGCGTGATTTCGCCCAGCACCCACTCGCCGCGCAGCGAGGCGAGCGGATCGAAGTTCACGGACAGCCGCCGCCAGCCCGCGAATGGTTCGGCACCGCTCGCGTTCATGATCTGCACCCGTTCGAGCGCGATGGAGAAGGCGAACGGGTCGATCTTCACCGCGCCGATGCTCACCGTGCGACCGAGCTGCGCCGCCATCCGTTTCTGCAACTCCGTCCGCGCGATCGGGGGCAGCACAAAATATCCGAGCACCGCATAAACTCCGACCAAAACGAGCAGGATCCAAAACCGGCGGCGACCTCGGGAAATCATGAGCGCGGTTTGGACAACGAAACCGCAGCCGCGCTCCACGTCGTTTCCCACCGCGCCACATCGGCGCAGCCCGCGATCAACGCGCCATCGGGGAATCCTCCAGCCGCGGCGGGAGACTCTGCTCAAGCCGCTGGAGCCATGCAGCTTGCGCTTTTGGCCAACGACGAGCCCTAATACCCTGCGCGCGGCGGCTCATCAGTGCCGCGCCGGCTTTGACGTGCGCGGGTTTTTCCTCCAACGTCCGCCCGAATGAAATCGGTGAAGGTGCCAGCGCTGGAGCTTTTTCTCCACGAGATGATCCCGCTCGCGAAAGCGATGGGTGTGGGCGTGGAGGTAAGCGACGCCAAGGCGCTCGTGCTGACCGCACCGAAGGAGCAGAACCGAAATTCGCTGAACACCGCGTTTGGCGGCAGCCTCGTCTCGCTCGCCACGCTCGCCGGCTACGGCGTCGTGTGGGAGTTGATGAAGGAGGAAAATGCCGCAGCAAAAAGCGAGTGGCGCATCGTCGTGAAGGAAAGCCGCGCCGCGTATCGCCGGCCCGTGCTCGGCGACCTCCGCGCAATCTGCGAGCGACCCGCGCAGGCGGCGATCGCCGAGTTCAAGGATGCCCTCGCGCGCTACGGCCAGGCCAAGCTCAAGCTCAAGGCGGCCGTGGTCGAGAACGGCGTGACCGCGGTCGATGTGACCGCGGCATTCGTCGTCATCCGCTGAACAGCGCAACGGCTGGCGGCGCGCGCAGTCGGAAGGTGGCGCATCGCGAAAACGCGTGCGTGGGCGCGCGGCCGTCCTCGCTCGCACAGATCGATTCCGAACGCAGCAAGCCATGCGCTGTCTCCGGCCCTTGCGCGGCGTCGTTGACGCCTTGCGACGGAGCTGCATTTCCGCCCAGACGAAGGCAGAAACGGCCCGATTCGCGCAAAATTCTCGAATCGCCCCTGTCGGAGGACGGACGCCAGCGCGTGGCAACTCTTTCATCCATGAGGCGCTTGCAGTTCCGCGCGCGTATCCAGCCATCCTCCGCCATGCCGGAATTTGCAGTTGCTCCCCGGAGGCACATGAACGAGCGTCAGGCCTTCACGCATGCGTCGAGCCGCATCCCCTGCGCTCCGCATGCCTTCCTAAAACACGGCCGTTCCCCCGTTTCCGGGTTGAGCGCCAGCAACATAAAGAACCCACATGTCAGATCAACCAACGTCCGGTGAGCCGCTTCCGGCTCCCGCGACCGCCGCCGGAGAGGCTCCTACTGCCGCTCCCGCTGGCGATGCCAGGCCGATCGGCGCGTTCGGCACCGCGAAGGGCTCCGGCCTTTCCCGCGGCAAACGCGCCAACCCACCGGCCGCTCCGACCGCCGCCGAAACTGCCAGCCCAGGTGCTTACAAGCCCACCTCCGTCGAGGTGATCACGCCTCCGCGCGAATATACGCACCCGTTTGCCAGTGAACAGCCCGCCCCGGCGCCTGTCGCCGAGTCCGCCGCAGTCTCCCCGGCAGTCCCCGCCCCCGCCGAAGCCCCCGCGCCCGTCTCTTTGGCCGCCAACGGCCCGGTGACCAGCGCGAGCGAGCCTCCCGCCGTCACGGCGCCCGCCGCCGGCGAGCCGGTCGGCGCTCCCGCCGAAATCATCCAGCCCTCGGTGGAAAAAGCCGAGATCCGGATCCTCCCGCCTTCCGAGGCGAAGCGTCCCGCCGTCAGCTGGGGTGAACCCGGCAACACGGACGACACGCGGCCGCAGCGCGAACCGCGCGGCACATTCCAGCCGGACCGCCGTGAGCGGA is part of the Opitutus terrae PB90-1 genome and harbors:
- a CDS encoding O-acetyl-ADP-ribose deacetylase, with translation MKAEGSERLKVVQGDITTLTVDAIVNAANSSLLGGGGVDGAIHRAAGPELLAECRTLGGCATGDAKISRGYRLPARHVIHTVGPVWRGGAAGEAELLASCYRRSLELAAAAGIATVAFPCISTGVYGYPPEPACAIAVDTCRSFLGEHALPREVIFVCFGRRDYELYRAALVQGEGAPDRLRGE
- the ettA gene encoding energy-dependent translational throttle protein EttA, with the translated sequence MPEEAPTIIFSMLGVSKKIERKEILRDVSLSFFYGAKIGVLGLNGSGKSSLLRILAGRDKEIEGAVHFEPGYTIGLLEQEPQLTAGATVRACVEEGVKHLTDLAAAYDDTWDELDAAPDDAAKDAIMAKQGELQEKIDALNAWDVAPQVEMAMDALRCPSGEQIVDTLSGGERRRVALARLLLQKPSILLLDEPTNHLDAESVQWLEQHLARYEGTVIAVTHDRYFLDNVAQWILELSFGHGIPWKGNYSSWLEQKQRRMAVEQRTEDRRQKAMARELEWIRKSAKARVAKSQARISAYEAMLKENVAEKEREFEILIPPGPRLGNLVVEAQKLTKSYGENVLFENVNFALPPGGIVGVIGPNGAGKTTMFKLITGAEQPDGGTLRVGDTVKIAHVDQSRESLPDKATIWEAISGGEEILKLANREVNSRAYCAQFGFTGADQQKKVGVLSGGERNRVHLARLLKSGANLILLDEPTNDLDVNSIRALEEGLENFAGCAVVVSHDRWFLDRVATHILAFEGESYVHWFNGNYSSYIEDLHRRKGKDADQPHRIKYRKLTHG
- a CDS encoding beta-glucosidase, which codes for MLLPTTITLAEPSFKTPVSSDVAEQRANALLARLTVAQKLQLISGHNSFFIKGYPELGIPELYMSDATGGVNIRRNLSTALEKSTAFPNPLALAATWNPALAYRYAHSIGEECRAGGIAFLLGPGMNLYRHAQAGRNFEYFGEDPLLSAKMIERYVAGVLDTGTIPTLKHFLANETDHYRRTSNSIVDERTLHEIYLPPFRAGIEAGAMAVMTSYNLLNGEWCGQSRSVITELLREQLGYKWLVMTDWWSVWDAQKIIESGQDLEMPGEKFIKADADRLLKAGKVTEVQIDRMARSILRTCIAMGLHDRPVQDTYFLEKFPEHEQVALQTAREGIVLLKNDGVLPVRRESGQNILFTGRYAQHLPRGLGAAEVQGYDPVPLLQELQDTYGAQLHFVAAPTDEEIRAADIVFLSTGTEDSEGWDRPFALPDAEEQRIQRIVGLNPRTVVIVNTGSGIQMTGWNDRAAAVVWAWYPGQIGNRALAEILCGETNPSGKLPITIERRFEDSPGFGYLPAGESLYVGWDQDNNMSHPVTRVVYQEGVFIGYRWYEQKQIAPLYAFGHGLSYTTFAYSDLKLSEFVMPLEGRVSVEFTVTNTGLIAGTEIAQLYVRDTHAPLPRPPKELKAFSRVSLQPGESRVVRFRLTAKEFAYWDVAAHAWRADPRDYTLLVGGASDRIALEAKLTLQ
- a CDS encoding tetratricopeptide repeat protein, whose translation is MIPTARRVQYAYGYLGLGLLAEAAHELDAVVEADQFAPEVMAARMDLFMAAHEWARVVDYARRLLERDRNNVAAWISLGCAVRRVENVAAAKQVLLEAERLHGNQHAVIHYNLACYTCLLGEMTAAKAHLTRACRMDASFKAAALKDTDLAALADFVRELKVA
- a CDS encoding YkgJ family cysteine cluster protein, whose protein sequence is MSALADTFGCRSGCGACCIAPSISSPIPGMSGGKPAGIPCVQLLPDMRCALFGKPERPAVCVSLRPSQEMCGGSRDEALRHLAALELATRPAG
- a CDS encoding DUF748 domain-containing protein, encoding MISRGRRRFWILLVLVGVYAVLGYFVLPPIARTELQKRMAAQLGRTVSIGAVKIDPFAFSIALERVQIMNASGAEPFAGWRRLSVNFDPLASLRGEWVLGEITLEDFRGGVEIDEHGTPSFSDLLDRFGKTREPDAARPAEPRQRSRPWRISRLTVAGAQVDFVDRSRSEVFRTLLGPVNFTLVEFRTAGGHGAPYRFEARSESGEKLTWTGSLSARPLTSTGEWRLENVLLSKYAPYLDEQMNLLLTAGKLTLSGRYDVSFLPDDRRLQVTEGAAQLTNLKLVERATGQPLLELPTAELRGFSVDGLQRRVALGTLRLSGGRLAVRRDADGALNLASVLAPRSAGSSAGDATEPAHDQPIEVTATEFGVRDFVVQWHDGTTPRPVDIELTGVNATVKDVTSTRGATLPVEATFGLNPQGTARASGNVALAPFRLNLDLELAWMPLPPFSGYMERALPVRLARGTASLKGRVAVAPGPAGPDVSFTGGGRLEEVVFASALREEELGGFANLAANDVTVSSHPRVSVTMGAVNVSAPYTRLAVDQNGQLNFAQLTGAREPGAAVVAMPRAKPAPGTAPLDLTVGQLTIDGGELTFSDNSLQPAVEMVISQIGGSVQNVSSRNPARGEADLRAFVGGEGPVVVRGRFNPFAASPFADLAVEAKSIDLSPVSPYVAKYAGYELERGALFLETQAKLVEQRLDIRNKVTLEQFTLGRPTPSPDAVKLPVRLGVALLKDANGRIVLDVPVQGSLADPQFQVGRVVGQVLTGVLAKAATSPFSLIGSMFGGGGEELQYQDFAPGEATPTAASLKRLAVLQRAMAERPELRLRLEPSYDPGELYELKRRTLEEQIRRRVWEKLRAADATVPPIEELLISSSNRADAITQMFDERFGRPRAVRPEPVVPPPVGATAISPPEASAAAARTAPVVDEPAPAEPVADGTPAFPETQAAPAEAQREQHEKPGLIRRAWNMATLKGLRDRWWGEDEKPVPVARRPEPPPAPVVQPPQPQVAQTPPPAPVQAPPAAPSPAPLDVPLSEMEQRLIDTLDVGAKDLTQLAEARAERVKELLTKEGRVAPDRVQIAKIKDDASVAKGPRVTLHLD
- a CDS encoding YiiD C-terminal domain-containing protein, which produces MKSVKVPALELFLHEMIPLAKAMGVGVEVSDAKALVLTAPKEQNRNSLNTAFGGSLVSLATLAGYGVVWELMKEENAAAKSEWRIVVKESRAAYRRPVLGDLRAICERPAQAAIAEFKDALARYGQAKLKLKAAVVENGVTAVDVTAAFVVIR